GGCCAAGGTCGAGGTCGGTTTCGGCCCCGTCGTCGGTCACGTACACCTCGCCGTGCTGGAACGGATTCATGGTGCCGGGATCGACGTTGATGTAGGGATCGAGTTTCTGGATGGTGACCTTGAGTCCCCGGGCCTGGAGCAGCGCACCGATGGAAGCGGCGGCGAGTCCTTTGCCCAGAGAGGACAGCACCCCTCCCGTCACGAAAATAAACTTGGTCTTCATTGCTGATGCCGTCCTTGTTGTACTGGGGGCCGCCCCGGCGACCCCGGCGGTTTGCGGCCGGAAACCACACCTTTGGCACGGCTCCGGTTGACGCGGCCGGGGCGGCCCCGTATGTTCCGCTGCGCAAGGTACGCTTTCGATCCTAATTTTTCAAGGAACCCTTTGGGAGGATTTCCCCATATGCCCCAGGTGCGCACCCTCGTGATCACCGGCTTTGGCACCAACTGCGAGGTGGAATCGGCCCATGCCGCCCGCATGGCCGGCTCCGACGTCACGGATATTGTGTTTTTTTCCGACATCGTGGCCGGGCGGACAAGAATTGACGCCTACAATTTTCTTGTCTTTCCCGGCGGCTTTCTCGATGGGGATGATCTTGGCGCGGCCCAGGCCGCGGCCGTTCGCTGGAAACATGCCGCAACTGCGGCCGGCGAACCGCTTTTAACCCAGTTGCGGACTTTTTTTGATGCCGGCGGACTGGTGCTTGGCATTTGCAACGGCTTCCAGCTGCTGGTCAAACTCGGCCTCCTGCCGGCCCTTGGCGGCAACTATTTCTCCCGGCAGGTGAGCCTGGCCAACAATGATTCGGCCCGGTTTGAAGACCGCTGGGTGACCCTGACCGCCAATCCCGAAAGCCCCTGCGTCTTCACCAAGGGCCTTGGCCGCCTGGACCTTCCGGTGCGCCACGGCGAGGGCAAGCTCGTGCCCATGGAGCAAAGCGTCCTGGACGAACTGCTGGCCAGCGGGGCCGTCGCCCTGCAATACGCCGACCCGGCCACCGGGCAGATCACCATGGACTACCCAGCCAATCCCAACGGCTCGCCCCACGCCATCGCGGGCCTCACCGATCCGAGCGGCCGCATTCTCGGACTCATGCCGCACCCCGAGGCCTTCAATCATCCGACCAACCACCCCGGCTACACCCGGGGCGAACGTCCGACGCTTGGCACGGTGCTGTTTGAAAACGCCGTGGCCTATCTGCGCGCCCAGGCGTAGCGGCCCATCCGACTTCCCGGCAAGGCAGGGCTGACGCCGCTGCCTTGCCAACCGCAACTGTTTCTCTTCCGCCTCAGGCCCGCGTGTTGCCCAGGCAGGCCAGACAAATCATGGTAGGCCCCGCAGCCCAAATGCTCCCTGCCGGACGCGGCGGGCGCTGCCTCCTGTGTTGCGCTGCAACAGTGCGGTCCGATAGAACAGCGCTCAAACGTAGCCCATCCCATT
The nucleotide sequence above comes from Desulfovibrio sp. TomC. Encoded proteins:
- a CDS encoding phosphoribosylformylglycinamidine synthase subunit PurQ gives rise to the protein MPQVRTLVITGFGTNCEVESAHAARMAGSDVTDIVFFSDIVAGRTRIDAYNFLVFPGGFLDGDDLGAAQAAAVRWKHAATAAGEPLLTQLRTFFDAGGLVLGICNGFQLLVKLGLLPALGGNYFSRQVSLANNDSARFEDRWVTLTANPESPCVFTKGLGRLDLPVRHGEGKLVPMEQSVLDELLASGAVALQYADPATGQITMDYPANPNGSPHAIAGLTDPSGRILGLMPHPEAFNHPTNHPGYTRGERPTLGTVLFENAVAYLRAQA